In Lactococcus protaetiae, the genomic window ACTCAGTATGCAGTGGAAGATTTTAACTTGGATGTTAAAGATAAAGAATTTATCGTCTTTGTAGGACCTTCAGGATGTGGTAAATCAACTACTTTGCGTATGATTGCTGGTTTGGAAGATATTTCAGAAGGTGAGTTCAAAATTGATGACAAAGTCATGAATGATGTAGCACCAAAAGATCGTGATATTGCGATGGTTTTCCAAAACTATGCCCTTTATCCACATATGACTGTTTTTGACAACATGGCTTTCGGGCTTAAATTGCGTAAATATAAAAAAGATGAAATTAAAAAACGTGTTGATGAAGCCGCTGCAATTCTTGGATTGACAGATATGCTTGACCGTAAACCTGCCGACTTGTCTGGTGGTCAACGTCAACGTGTGGCGATGGGACGTGCTATTGTGCGTGATGCCAAAGTCTTCCTTATGGATGAACCTTTGTCAAACTTGGATGCGAAACTTCGTGTATCTATGCGTACTGAAATCGCAAAAATTCACCGTCGTATCGGTGCAACAACGATTTATGTTACCCATGACCAAACAGAAGCAATGACACTTGCAGACCGTATCGTTATCATGTCTTCATCACCAAATGTGGACAAGACTGGTACTGTTGGACGTATTGAGCAAGTAGGTTCACCTCAAGAACTTTATAATGAACCTGCATCAAAATTTGTCGCAGGATTTATCGGAAGTCCAGCGATGAACTTCTTTGAAGTGACGGTCAATGGCAATAAATTATCTAATGGTGAAGGTTTAAGCATCGAAATGCCAGAAGGTAAAGAAAAGTTGCTTAAAGATAAAGGATACAATGGCAAGAAAGTATGGCTCGGTGTTCGTCCAGAAGATATCTCGGCAGGTGAGCTTCAAGCGCAAGCCTATCCTGACTCACGTGTAGATGCTGAGGTTGTCGTATCAGAGCTTCTTGGCGCAGAAACAATGCTCTATCTCAAGACAGGTTCAACTGAATTTGTTTCTCGTGTTGAAGCACGTGATTTTCGCAATCCAGGTGAAAAATTGACAGTGACATTGAACTTGAATAAAGCACATTTCTTTGATGTTGATACTGAAAAACGTATCACAGAATAATCTTAATTACGGTTTTCCTCTTAAAAATAACTCTGTCAGTACTGACAGGGTTTTTTGTCAGTAAAATAATAATTGACAGAAAATTATAAAAATATTATACTGTTTTAAATGATGATTTTGAATAGTGAAATTCATATACATCAATCAAATTTAAGCAAAAATTTGCTGACTAAACTGTAAGTAGTTTTTGCGTTTTTATAGTTGAGGAGAAGAAGATGCAAGAAGTAAAAAAGAAACATCCACGTTGGATAAGATGGAGTTTGTTGATCTACAGTTTTATAGCATTTTTGATTACGGGGATTTATACTGTTTTTCATCTGTATTTTTTCAATATAAATTGGACACGTTATCAAGATGACAATGCCTATTGGGCTAAAGCCAATAAAATTTTGCAACATGGTGTTTTTAGGATAAAAGGTCAGGAACTTGCATTACATTCATTGTTATTGATAGGGATTTTGCTTCTTGGGATTTTAGTTTCTATTGGTCTTTTTGTCTTTGCTCGGAGAACTTATTATGCTCGCACGTGGACACCATTGATTGCTACGTTTGGATTTATGCTTCCTTTAATTCCCTTTGGGACAAATGTTCTGTTGACATTGATTATTGCTTATCTGTTCATTTTAGTAGGAAGCGCCTTGTCTGTGAGTGCTTTAAAATTGCTTTAACTTAGCAAGTGCGTGCTATCTCCGCCCTTTGGGCTACGCTGTCGATGCTCGCTCCGCCACTAAAGTGGCTAGTCGCAATCGCAATTCCCCACCTAAGGGGTGGCGGGATAAGCAGCACTATCTCCGCTTCGCTCCGCTGTCCATTCGCTCTATCTCCGCTTTGCTCCGCTGTCGATTTCGCTAAAGCGCTAAGACCCTAGGGCAGTAGAACGAAAGCAGAGATTGCCATTTCGCCTTATCGCTTGCCTTTTGCTCTTACTGCTTTAGCAGTTAGCTTCGCATGACCATTGGCTGTATGCCAATGCCAAATGGCAATCAAACGGACAGCGGAGCAACGAAGTTGCGGAGACCGTTCGTAGAACGGCGTGCAGAGCACGTAGCGAGTTGCGACTTCGACTAGGCACGTTCCGTTCATGCCGTAGCGAGAATTGACAGCACAGTGAAACGGAGATAGAGGGAATGGACAGCGTAGCGAAGCGGAGGTGTGACCTCATATCTTTGATGTTAAGCAGACTGTTGCAGCTTTAGCTGCGTACAGGTCGCTTAGTTGTTACACCTAGAGGTTGTGCCCTAACATTGGTGGTGGAGAAAGAATCCCCCACCAATGAAATAATCA contains:
- a CDS encoding transporter, which translates into the protein MQEVKKKHPRWIRWSLLIYSFIAFLITGIYTVFHLYFFNINWTRYQDDNAYWAKANKILQHGVFRIKGQELALHSLLLIGILLLGILVSIGLFVFARRTYYARTWTPLIATFGFMLPLIPFGTNVLLTLIIAYLFILVGSALSVSALKLL
- a CDS encoding ABC transporter ATP-binding protein, translated to MTTLSLDKIYKKYPNATQYAVEDFNLDVKDKEFIVFVGPSGCGKSTTLRMIAGLEDISEGEFKIDDKVMNDVAPKDRDIAMVFQNYALYPHMTVFDNMAFGLKLRKYKKDEIKKRVDEAAAILGLTDMLDRKPADLSGGQRQRVAMGRAIVRDAKVFLMDEPLSNLDAKLRVSMRTEIAKIHRRIGATTIYVTHDQTEAMTLADRIVIMSSSPNVDKTGTVGRIEQVGSPQELYNEPASKFVAGFIGSPAMNFFEVTVNGNKLSNGEGLSIEMPEGKEKLLKDKGYNGKKVWLGVRPEDISAGELQAQAYPDSRVDAEVVVSELLGAETMLYLKTGSTEFVSRVEARDFRNPGEKLTVTLNLNKAHFFDVDTEKRITE